In the Haloferula helveola genome, one interval contains:
- a CDS encoding ShlB/FhaC/HecB family hemolysin secretion/activation protein, which yields MIRAVLPAIAVAMPWAAAQDLMPRELPGTGAAVLRFEAAPDVHGWAADDSPIVLERLESLVVTGDQPGREPVTIGSVRLERMSVGGLESLAAELSEWIGRPLTEVGLDRLTEVVLRHYDDRDRPMNEIWIPPQSGEGGVLHVELVEGRVGAVAVETLRHFNSDLLGSGMRLRQGDLLRTSDMQSELDWLSRNPFRQAELFVAPGEGVSADLMIRMNERRPWRVYAGYDNSGSESVGENRYFAGFNWGNGFGLDQVIGYQFTMGDSLDVFQAHSVSWEIPVHPWRGFFRLSGAWAEVSSIDTQAGLQVNADGTSWQVGLLYGAPLPRVGDWRHEVRGGVEFKRADNFVIFGQTSLPQNEVDVVQFRGEWQGNGSLWGGRAEAKAELVASPGGITDRNNRTQFQAFRTGADPEYIYGRIEGSWVRPLPAGWSCRVHGIGQLASGALLPTEQLGLGGHQTVRGYAERVYLADSGYAISAELRTPAWSPSAGSLGRLPLQGLVFLDHGRGWRESEGAQTLTSIGIGARAALGAYGSARLDVGWGLEDGQGAEIHGGVTLWY from the coding sequence TTGATCCGCGCCGTCCTGCCAGCGATCGCGGTGGCGATGCCATGGGCCGCCGCCCAGGACCTGATGCCCCGCGAACTGCCGGGCACGGGCGCCGCCGTGCTCCGTTTCGAGGCTGCGCCCGACGTCCACGGCTGGGCCGCCGACGATTCGCCCATCGTTCTCGAGCGGCTCGAATCATTGGTCGTCACCGGCGACCAACCCGGCCGCGAGCCGGTGACGATCGGATCGGTGCGGCTGGAGCGAATGTCGGTCGGCGGTCTCGAATCGCTCGCCGCCGAACTTTCCGAATGGATCGGCCGACCGCTGACCGAGGTCGGCCTCGACCGACTCACCGAGGTGGTACTACGGCACTACGACGACCGGGATCGCCCGATGAACGAAATCTGGATCCCGCCGCAGTCGGGTGAAGGCGGCGTGCTTCATGTCGAGTTGGTCGAAGGCCGGGTCGGGGCGGTCGCGGTCGAAACGCTGCGTCACTTCAATTCCGACCTGCTGGGAAGCGGCATGCGTCTCCGGCAAGGAGATCTCCTGCGGACCAGCGACATGCAGTCCGAACTCGACTGGCTCAGCCGCAACCCGTTCCGCCAGGCCGAGCTTTTCGTCGCGCCCGGCGAAGGCGTCAGCGCCGACCTGATGATCCGGATGAACGAGCGCCGTCCATGGCGCGTGTATGCCGGCTACGACAACAGCGGCTCGGAGTCGGTCGGGGAAAACCGCTACTTCGCCGGCTTCAATTGGGGCAACGGCTTCGGACTCGACCAGGTCATCGGCTACCAGTTCACCATGGGCGACTCGCTCGATGTGTTCCAGGCGCACTCGGTCTCGTGGGAAATCCCGGTGCATCCGTGGCGCGGATTTTTCCGACTCAGCGGAGCGTGGGCCGAAGTCTCATCGATCGATACCCAAGCCGGTCTGCAGGTGAATGCCGACGGTACGAGTTGGCAGGTCGGACTGCTCTACGGCGCGCCCCTTCCCCGGGTCGGCGACTGGCGGCACGAGGTCCGTGGCGGAGTCGAGTTCAAGCGGGCCGACAACTTCGTGATCTTCGGCCAGACTTCGCTGCCGCAGAACGAGGTCGATGTCGTCCAGTTCCGCGGCGAGTGGCAGGGCAACGGTTCGCTTTGGGGTGGTCGCGCCGAAGCCAAGGCGGAGCTGGTCGCAAGCCCGGGTGGAATCACCGACCGCAACAACCGCACGCAGTTCCAAGCCTTCCGCACCGGTGCGGATCCCGAGTACATCTACGGACGGATCGAAGGCAGCTGGGTGCGTCCACTGCCCGCAGGCTGGTCGTGCCGCGTGCATGGCATCGGCCAACTCGCGAGCGGGGCCCTGCTCCCGACCGAGCAACTCGGACTCGGTGGACACCAAACGGTCCGGGGTTATGCCGAGCGGGTCTATCTCGCCGACAGCGGCTATGCCATTTCCGCCGAGCTACGGACACCGGCGTGGTCGCCGAGCGCGGGGTCTCTGGGACGGCTTCCGCTCCAAGGACTGGTCTTTCTCGATCACGGCCGCGGATGGCGGGAGAGCGAAGGCGCGCAAACCCTCACAAGTATCGGCATCGGCGCCCGAGCCGCCCTCGGAGCCTACGGCAGCGCACGTCTGGATGTCGGCTGGGGGCTCGAGGACGGCCAAGGCGCCGAGATCCACGGCGGCGTGACGCTGTGGTACTAA
- a CDS encoding filamentous hemagglutinin N-terminal domain-containing protein: MKQVQPWLVAASLSATPLVADDLGSPIGASHLLTPGTATGQVVGNSTIVSLNDNTVIEWDSFTLPQGSDLQFNFTNPADTVVNRVTGTGVTLVGGTIESNGNVVLLSPNSWLLFRPSARVVAGSFTASGLNAEATQFFNGGSNLEFEATPNSNPTTVIRGEITSTSGDVILVGRELQVVGDIKSAGNVVAVTGDEVAIDRNAPQNAVTDGGSQIIQGGVIDAGADIAFVSQNAMSMTGQMTANDGRGRAFFRVDDGGNILTGAAGLTVRAGSAEFSVEPNGEVAFIGPVEGEFTGGISPALNEFPSLSSNRSARRTVPTSSTVTARAGTGFTKEDEKKAKRRSRAVAENVAPVRKRSFFRTRTTVTPKR, from the coding sequence ATGAAGCAGGTCCAACCATGGCTCGTTGCCGCAAGCCTGAGCGCCACGCCGCTGGTCGCCGACGACCTCGGCAGCCCGATCGGCGCGTCGCACCTGCTCACACCGGGCACCGCAACCGGGCAGGTGGTGGGCAACTCGACCATCGTCAGCCTGAATGACAACACGGTGATCGAGTGGGATTCGTTCACGTTGCCCCAAGGTTCGGATCTCCAGTTCAACTTCACCAATCCGGCCGACACCGTCGTCAACCGCGTGACCGGAACCGGTGTGACACTGGTCGGAGGCACGATCGAGTCGAACGGCAATGTCGTCCTGCTCAGCCCGAACAGCTGGCTGCTTTTCCGCCCGTCCGCGCGGGTTGTCGCCGGCAGTTTCACCGCCAGCGGCCTGAATGCGGAGGCGACGCAATTCTTCAATGGCGGCAGCAACCTCGAGTTCGAAGCGACACCGAACAGCAACCCGACCACGGTGATCCGTGGCGAGATCACGAGCACGTCCGGCGATGTGATCCTCGTCGGCCGCGAATTGCAGGTTGTGGGTGACATCAAGTCGGCCGGCAACGTGGTCGCAGTGACCGGCGATGAGGTCGCGATCGACCGGAACGCTCCGCAGAACGCGGTGACCGATGGCGGCAGCCAGATCATCCAGGGTGGCGTGATCGACGCCGGAGCGGACATCGCGTTCGTCAGTCAGAATGCCATGAGCATGACCGGACAGATGACCGCGAACGACGGCCGCGGCCGCGCCTTTTTCCGGGTGGACGACGGCGGCAACATCCTGACCGGGGCCGCCGGGCTTACCGTCCGCGCCGGCTCGGCCGAGTTTTCCGTCGAACCGAACGGCGAGGTCGCCTTCATCGGTCCGGTCGAAGGCGAATTCACCGGCGGCATCTCCCCCGCCCTCAACGAGTTTCCCTCGCTGTCCTCGAACCGCAGCGCGCGCCGCACGGTGCCGACCAGTTCGACCGTGACCGCCCGCGCCGGGACCGGCTTCACCAAGGAGGACGAGAAGAAAGCCAAGCGCCGTTCCCGCGCCGTGGCGGAAAACGTGGCTCCGGTTCGCAAGCGTTCGTTCTTCCGCACCCGCACCACCGTCACGCCCAAGCGGTGA
- a CDS encoding serine hydrolase domain-containing protein gives MKPKSLTLAAASLWAAAALPAAAVPAVSGRPVPELTDLDDMMSTFMDANSITAGVLGLMQDGRIIYLRGFGEDYDGNDLQENALFRVASLTKPVTASCIHQLIDDTVNTNAFDLDQVGGGVLDYDPWPSLGDNRLPNVTVFHLLNHQGGRNRDPDGDGTNDINDWTYQETNIAGQMGVDSPPGRVSTMRFILGQPLQLNPGNGTLVGDGTVVGNTYSNAGYLALGLMVEQESGQSYINYVRSNVLTPSMWVPSTEIHSGRTFRSWQNSREPAYDSDADVSNVYDNVGPDNVPRSYGGWDHDARTGQGSFVTSAAAYLTLADNYRVGYNGGNIGESLDDFPLTAGEKNGHTGSMPSGTNSAVLQRDDGYRIFIAFNKRNPSGTNYARTMRTMVDNYIDNIGVPVINRTSDGFWTVPSGGAGNNGDFGGYHRPFHSFGDALSVTQSGSKIRLKPGTTDWTGTIGKRRRFDAPLGPVKIGL, from the coding sequence ATGAAACCGAAAAGCCTGACACTCGCCGCGGCCTCCTTGTGGGCCGCGGCGGCTCTTCCCGCCGCGGCGGTTCCCGCGGTTTCGGGACGCCCCGTTCCGGAGCTGACCGATCTCGACGACATGATGTCCACCTTCATGGACGCCAACAGCATCACCGCCGGCGTGCTCGGCCTGATGCAGGACGGACGGATCATCTACCTCCGCGGCTTCGGCGAGGACTACGATGGCAACGACCTGCAGGAGAACGCCCTGTTCCGCGTCGCCAGCCTGACCAAGCCCGTGACCGCCTCGTGCATCCACCAGTTGATCGACGACACGGTGAACACCAACGCCTTCGATCTCGACCAGGTCGGCGGCGGGGTCCTCGACTACGATCCGTGGCCGTCGCTCGGCGACAACCGCCTTCCCAACGTCACCGTGTTCCACTTGCTGAACCACCAGGGCGGACGGAATCGTGATCCGGACGGAGATGGAACGAATGACATCAACGACTGGACCTACCAAGAGACCAACATCGCCGGCCAGATGGGCGTCGACTCGCCTCCCGGACGGGTTTCCACGATGCGCTTCATCCTCGGGCAGCCGCTCCAGCTCAACCCCGGCAACGGAACGCTCGTTGGCGACGGCACGGTGGTCGGAAATACCTACTCGAATGCCGGCTACCTCGCCCTCGGCCTGATGGTCGAGCAGGAGAGCGGGCAGAGCTACATCAACTACGTCCGCAGTAACGTGCTGACGCCTTCGATGTGGGTGCCGTCCACCGAGATCCACTCCGGACGGACCTTCCGCTCGTGGCAGAACTCTCGCGAACCGGCCTACGACAGCGACGCCGACGTGAGCAATGTCTACGACAATGTCGGTCCGGACAATGTGCCCCGCTCGTATGGTGGATGGGATCATGACGCCCGCACCGGGCAGGGGTCGTTCGTCACCTCCGCAGCCGCCTACCTGACCTTGGCCGACAACTACCGGGTCGGCTACAACGGCGGCAACATCGGTGAGTCGCTCGACGACTTCCCGCTGACCGCCGGTGAGAAGAACGGCCACACCGGATCGATGCCCAGCGGCACCAACAGCGCGGTGCTCCAGCGCGATGACGGCTACCGGATCTTCATCGCGTTCAACAAACGCAATCCGTCGGGCACCAACTACGCCCGGACGATGCGGACGATGGTCGACAACTACATCGACAACATCGGAGTCCCTGTCATCAACCGCACTTCGGACGGATTCTGGACGGTGCCCTCGGGCGGAGCCGGCAACAACGGCGACTTCGGCGGCTACCACCGACCGTTCCATTCGTTCGGCGACGCGCTCTCGGTCACCCAGAGCGGCAGCAAGATCCGGCTCAAGCCCGGAACTACCGATTGGACCGGCACGATCGGCAAGCGGCGCCGTTTCGACGCGCCGCTCGGCCCGGTGAAGATCGGATTGTAG
- a CDS encoding CHAT domain-containing protein: protein MLSSFRLRVAGPALIACGLLSAAEPVQRDIDSLVDAERALAEAFEKTGAEEDRWAWIEALARVAWAHTEAGDHEKSAERYRAGIDALAPKAEMDEPEFVALLHDGLGRALQNSGDFDGAALPLQRALQLRQVIGDEIRIGVSEGHLGLLELVRGRYAGADRLFHSALRHTPADRDDLLAHRHDCLGRYHLAIRAYGLAENHFAQAVRHASKIADAGDPLLIDLRSNLVLCRFRKGDAEGAVAEVEALLELPTDPLRHAARLNLAASIHAALDQLAAAESEIEEALQILKDEKGAGDPSLAPVLANLGAVRLQAGDPEEALKPLMGARRLLMDHVEEHHQALVEVLYQIAACRLATGNIGEAGPAVREARRAAGQLVDALIAGGTERELLNFRQQVDLHSIVCRLGDAEAIADSLLGGKGRIMEAVLSRRQQSSERASLIDGLQSEIDRLLLGGATEDDPQVKAFRRKLRAVSHGDGKPEAPSSELPRWQDLAKALPDAAAYVDCVRFREGEGKEGKWRYGAVVLTRDAAPRWIPLGEERLMGRLDLLHRSLEVRANILRQGEGKAGIPMAPLLADLHKAFWQPVAEALPEGTRRVILCPEGKMHLLPFAILRDADGRFLCESLQDLKVIDAGRLLLDDPPNDTPSEQPWLALGVSDFSGFRKRADAQPDLWSPRWAEALDDVSDLPVVKREIESLRGIAPEGSGLLLNDDATFAALRGFKSSPAVLHFASHGLNVPLAGAGDLASDPGALYENGILLALSGSDDGVLFPEEAASLDLRDTALVTLSTCRGALGTPVSGEGVLGLRRGFIKAGAQNVLASLWEIPDQSTGEFMGKYYASLRNAGSPSELLWKMQAEQFAKLSDADPKGDAVETAILSYGGFVMSSR from the coding sequence ATGCTTTCTTCGTTTCGACTTCGGGTCGCCGGGCCCGCCCTGATTGCTTGCGGGCTTCTCAGTGCCGCCGAGCCGGTCCAGCGCGATATCGACTCGCTGGTCGATGCCGAGCGCGCCCTCGCCGAGGCGTTCGAGAAGACCGGAGCGGAAGAGGATCGCTGGGCGTGGATCGAGGCTCTGGCCCGTGTGGCATGGGCGCACACCGAGGCGGGGGATCACGAGAAGAGTGCGGAGCGGTATCGAGCCGGAATCGATGCGCTTGCTCCGAAGGCCGAAATGGATGAGCCGGAGTTCGTCGCGCTTCTGCACGACGGGCTCGGGCGTGCGTTGCAGAATTCTGGGGACTTCGACGGAGCCGCGCTCCCGCTGCAACGCGCGCTCCAGCTTCGGCAGGTGATCGGCGATGAAATCCGGATCGGTGTCAGCGAAGGTCACCTCGGATTGCTCGAACTGGTGCGTGGCCGCTATGCCGGAGCGGATCGACTGTTTCATTCGGCGCTTCGCCATACCCCAGCGGATCGCGACGACCTGCTGGCGCATCGTCACGACTGCCTCGGCCGCTACCACCTCGCGATCCGCGCCTACGGCCTCGCTGAGAACCACTTTGCCCAAGCCGTCAGGCATGCATCGAAGATCGCGGACGCCGGGGATCCCCTGCTGATCGACCTGCGGTCGAATCTCGTGCTCTGCCGTTTCCGGAAGGGGGATGCCGAAGGGGCGGTGGCCGAGGTGGAAGCCCTGCTCGAGCTTCCGACCGACCCGCTCCGGCACGCCGCAAGGCTCAATCTCGCGGCATCGATCCACGCCGCGCTCGATCAGCTTGCGGCCGCGGAGAGCGAGATCGAGGAGGCACTTCAGATCCTGAAGGATGAGAAGGGAGCCGGTGACCCTTCGCTCGCTCCTGTGCTCGCCAATCTCGGTGCGGTGCGATTGCAGGCAGGTGATCCCGAAGAGGCTCTCAAGCCGCTGATGGGAGCGCGCAGGTTGCTGATGGATCACGTCGAAGAGCACCACCAGGCACTGGTCGAGGTGTTGTATCAGATCGCCGCGTGCCGACTTGCTACGGGAAACATCGGAGAAGCGGGCCCGGCCGTTCGCGAGGCGCGCCGGGCCGCCGGGCAGCTGGTCGATGCGCTGATCGCCGGAGGGACGGAACGCGAGTTGCTGAACTTCCGCCAGCAGGTCGACCTGCATTCGATCGTCTGCCGTCTGGGGGATGCGGAGGCGATCGCCGACAGTCTGCTGGGTGGAAAGGGGCGGATCATGGAAGCCGTTCTGTCGCGCCGCCAGCAGTCCAGCGAGCGGGCATCGCTCATCGACGGACTGCAGTCCGAGATCGATCGCCTGCTTCTGGGTGGCGCGACCGAGGACGATCCCCAGGTGAAAGCGTTTCGCCGCAAGCTTCGGGCGGTTTCCCATGGCGACGGGAAACCTGAGGCGCCCTCTTCGGAGCTACCGCGTTGGCAAGATCTCGCCAAGGCTCTGCCCGACGCCGCCGCGTACGTGGATTGCGTCCGCTTCCGCGAGGGGGAAGGCAAGGAGGGCAAGTGGCGATACGGCGCGGTTGTTCTCACACGCGACGCTGCCCCGCGGTGGATCCCGCTCGGTGAGGAACGCCTGATGGGGCGGCTTGATTTGCTCCATCGCAGTCTGGAAGTGCGCGCGAACATCCTGCGCCAGGGTGAAGGCAAGGCCGGTATCCCGATGGCGCCGCTGCTGGCGGATCTTCACAAGGCGTTCTGGCAACCCGTTGCCGAGGCTTTGCCGGAGGGCACGCGGAGGGTGATTCTTTGCCCGGAAGGGAAGATGCACCTGCTTCCATTCGCCATCCTTCGGGATGCGGACGGACGGTTCCTCTGTGAGTCGCTGCAAGATCTGAAGGTGATCGATGCCGGCCGGCTTCTTTTGGATGACCCGCCCAACGACACGCCGTCGGAGCAGCCATGGCTGGCGCTCGGAGTTTCCGACTTCTCCGGCTTCCGGAAGCGGGCCGACGCCCAGCCTGACCTCTGGTCGCCCCGCTGGGCCGAGGCGCTGGACGATGTCAGCGACCTGCCGGTGGTGAAGCGCGAGATCGAGTCACTTCGGGGCATCGCGCCGGAAGGTAGCGGGCTGCTGCTGAATGATGATGCGACATTCGCGGCCCTGAGGGGGTTTAAGTCCTCGCCCGCCGTGCTACACTTCGCGAGCCATGGCCTGAATGTCCCGCTCGCCGGGGCCGGGGACCTCGCCTCGGATCCCGGTGCGCTCTACGAGAATGGGATTCTGCTCGCGTTGTCGGGGAGTGACGACGGCGTCCTGTTTCCCGAGGAAGCCGCTTCGCTGGATCTTCGGGACACCGCGTTGGTGACGCTTTCCACCTGTCGCGGTGCGCTCGGCACGCCGGTGTCCGGAGAAGGCGTGCTCGGTCTGAGGCGTGGATTCATCAAGGCGGGCGCACAGAACGTCCTCGCCAGCCTTTGGGAGATTCCGGATCAGAGCACGGGGGAGTTCATGGGGAAATACTATGCTTCCCTGAGAAATGCCGGATCGCCTTCGGAACTGTTGTGGAAGATGCAGGCGGAGCAGTTCGCGAAACTCAGCGATGCGGATCCGAAAGGCGACGCAGTCGAAACCGCGATCCTCAGTTACGGAGGATTCGTGATGAGTTCGCGGTGA
- a CDS encoding S8 family serine peptidase, protein MRITRHTRCGWLAWACVAAALPTGAFAQVRFSIVEENQTWTMPALGTSEYIAAHALPGATKPVVMAGNFDFFASFPPGPTTPALFGPSGVGCVFAGVLDYNGGTLQWEVGLSPQQSDKLEPLNTAGGSPTSEALDLAVASRPRTYLLGLVDDAFSFQNRNSTTFSLVGGPVAVDQRGFVAWSNSGTFIAANLVDPDMQPSAMAIETGAGFLVTVGQERDGLVPNYLGVDARVHQYTLPLPAAGTALAASASITDTKLDDTRLTEATITTDDTPWVGGTKSGVGFLGGTTDVWIGEADFTGDQILNDFRAGSEADDEIHAMERGEHGEVYVTFTVTGRKVSFGSLTYDLDAAPVTVASGIHSFIGMIKSDGTPGWLTPLALAQLAGSQITPAGLSVDEGGNAYVAAQGSGDWIIEGIAVTITGAGQFTVSGKGRVIDYTETPTLGTATAGAVPDIENRLVLGATGGQSAFSSLEAIATPQDPYFISYDDPNLPGNSIEALYALVTAQGGQVHDELDYLSYGVVGVSAWLTPDQFLTLGGNPVLNVVADPLIIEPDSGFGEVSDPGWGLARIFDPFFVDADDPSASYFYPSALATGDMGASTPKKVRVYVIDKGLEDFEPFVFQDLAGDGGLPIVFDGANALSVDALVHPVEDGENVPDTVSDHPRQVVNLLAAANLGTAQGAAMEIIPTDMYSGASPMMGNSVTFASYVNHAILESLSDAVVRDLSEVLPTMIVIASSGEDPMDQVDIGGALQQAVNQGVPVIISAGNSLDPAQASQFVPAMHGDKDGVITVGATSFNPSPSGSPTLEDLNPLYEHGNIDDSGLIISLFAPGGSVDTGFGSSSGTSFSCALVAGLVANHLTAHPQATPAEVEAALVEMSVYDADRDIHLARSACAFEAWLYRNGLGEVASEPEIDYETDSDLDGDTDIFEFLGSSDPMDSASRARVPVDFALNGSQASLSAWLPDSVVNDSAILGDGCWALPVTLELSETLAGWQTVPPDQILTGPVVNGLRELRFDIDLGPYSDDRCFLRFDFGSPGPP, encoded by the coding sequence ATGAGAATCACTCGGCACACACGATGCGGGTGGCTCGCGTGGGCATGCGTCGCCGCCGCGCTGCCGACCGGTGCCTTCGCGCAAGTCCGGTTCTCGATCGTCGAGGAGAACCAGACGTGGACGATGCCGGCGCTGGGCACTTCGGAGTACATCGCCGCCCATGCCCTGCCGGGCGCCACCAAGCCGGTGGTGATGGCGGGGAATTTCGATTTCTTCGCCAGCTTCCCGCCCGGCCCGACGACTCCCGCCCTTTTCGGCCCCTCCGGGGTAGGATGTGTGTTCGCCGGAGTCCTCGACTACAATGGAGGCACCCTGCAATGGGAGGTCGGTCTCTCGCCGCAGCAGTCAGATAAGCTTGAGCCGCTCAACACGGCAGGCGGCTCGCCGACCTCCGAGGCGCTCGACCTTGCCGTGGCCAGCCGCCCGCGCACGTATCTTCTCGGCCTCGTTGACGACGCCTTCTCTTTTCAGAACCGCAATAGCACGACCTTCTCCTTGGTCGGCGGACCGGTCGCGGTCGACCAGCGGGGATTCGTCGCATGGTCGAATAGCGGCACTTTCATTGCGGCGAACCTGGTCGACCCGGACATGCAGCCGAGCGCGATGGCGATCGAAACCGGCGCCGGCTTCCTCGTCACCGTGGGTCAGGAGCGCGACGGTCTTGTGCCGAACTACCTCGGCGTCGACGCCCGGGTGCACCAGTACACGTTGCCGCTTCCGGCAGCGGGCACCGCTTTGGCGGCGTCGGCGAGCATCACGGACACGAAACTCGACGATACCCGGCTGACCGAAGCGACCATAACGACCGACGACACCCCGTGGGTCGGCGGCACCAAGAGCGGGGTCGGATTTCTCGGTGGCACCACCGACGTGTGGATCGGCGAGGCGGACTTCACCGGCGACCAGATCCTCAATGACTTTCGCGCCGGATCCGAGGCCGACGACGAGATCCACGCGATGGAGCGCGGAGAGCACGGAGAAGTCTATGTGACCTTCACCGTTACCGGTCGAAAGGTGTCGTTCGGCTCGCTCACTTACGACCTCGATGCCGCTCCGGTCACGGTCGCTTCCGGGATCCACTCGTTCATCGGGATGATCAAAAGCGACGGCACTCCCGGCTGGCTTACGCCGCTGGCGCTCGCCCAACTCGCCGGTTCGCAAATCACACCGGCCGGGCTTTCGGTGGACGAAGGAGGGAACGCCTACGTCGCCGCTCAGGGGTCGGGCGATTGGATCATCGAAGGCATCGCGGTCACCATCACCGGTGCCGGACAGTTCACGGTGAGTGGCAAAGGACGCGTCATCGATTACACTGAGACGCCCACGCTCGGGACAGCGACTGCGGGCGCGGTTCCCGACATCGAGAACCGACTCGTTCTCGGCGCTACCGGCGGTCAGTCGGCATTCTCGTCGCTTGAAGCGATCGCCACTCCGCAGGACCCGTATTTCATCAGCTACGACGACCCGAACCTGCCGGGCAATTCGATCGAAGCGCTCTACGCGCTGGTCACAGCCCAAGGCGGGCAGGTGCATGACGAACTTGACTATCTGTCCTACGGAGTCGTCGGCGTGTCGGCATGGCTCACGCCCGACCAGTTCCTGACCTTGGGTGGCAACCCGGTGCTGAACGTGGTCGCGGACCCGCTGATCATCGAGCCCGACTCGGGCTTCGGTGAAGTGAGTGATCCGGGTTGGGGATTGGCGCGCATCTTCGATCCGTTTTTCGTCGATGCCGATGACCCGTCAGCCAGCTACTTCTATCCATCGGCCCTCGCGACCGGTGACATGGGAGCGAGCACGCCGAAGAAGGTGCGGGTCTACGTGATCGACAAGGGTCTCGAGGACTTCGAGCCGTTCGTTTTCCAGGATCTCGCCGGAGATGGCGGACTGCCGATCGTCTTCGACGGAGCCAATGCCTTGAGTGTCGATGCCTTGGTCCACCCGGTGGAGGATGGGGAGAACGTTCCGGACACGGTTTCCGACCATCCGCGCCAGGTCGTCAATCTGCTCGCTGCCGCCAATCTCGGCACCGCCCAAGGCGCGGCGATGGAGATCATTCCGACCGACATGTATTCGGGCGCATCGCCGATGATGGGGAACTCGGTGACTTTCGCGAGTTATGTGAACCATGCGATTCTCGAAAGCCTGAGCGACGCGGTCGTGCGCGACCTTTCCGAGGTTCTTCCGACGATGATCGTGATTGCCAGCAGCGGTGAGGACCCGATGGACCAGGTGGACATTGGCGGCGCGCTCCAGCAGGCCGTCAACCAAGGGGTGCCGGTCATCATTTCGGCGGGTAACAGCCTCGATCCGGCGCAGGCGTCGCAGTTCGTGCCGGCGATGCATGGCGACAAGGACGGCGTCATCACGGTGGGCGCGACTTCCTTCAACCCGAGTCCGTCCGGGAGCCCGACACTTGAGGACCTGAATCCCCTGTACGAGCACGGCAACATTGATGACAGTGGACTCATCATCAGCCTGTTCGCGCCGGGCGGCTCGGTTGATACCGGCTTCGGATCGTCTTCGGGCACCAGTTTTTCGTGCGCGCTGGTCGCCGGTCTGGTCGCCAACCATCTCACCGCCCATCCGCAAGCGACTCCGGCCGAGGTCGAGGCGGCTTTGGTCGAGATGAGTGTTTACGACGCGGACCGTGACATCCACCTGGCACGTAGCGCATGTGCCTTTGAGGCTTGGCTTTATCGCAATGGTCTCGGCGAAGTGGCGAGCGAGCCGGAGATCGACTACGAAACGGATTCCGATCTCGATGGTGACACGGACATCTTTGAGTTTCTCGGAAGCTCCGACCCGATGGACAGTGCGAGCCGCGCCCGGGTGCCGGTCGACTTCGCCCTCAATGGCAGCCAGGCGTCGCTCTCCGCGTGGCTTCCCGACAGCGTGGTCAATGACAGCGCGATCCTCGGCGACGGATGCTGGGCATTGCCGGTGACGCTTGAGCTGAGTGAAACTCTCGCCGGTTGGCAGACGGTGCCGCCCGACCAGATTCTGACTGGCCCGGTGGTCAACGGGCTTCGGGAGTTGCGCTTCGATATCGATCTGGGACCTTATTCGGACGACCGATGCTTTCTTCGTTTCGACTTCGGGTCGCCGGGCCCGCCCTGA